A DNA window from Sphaeramia orbicularis chromosome 22, fSphaOr1.1, whole genome shotgun sequence contains the following coding sequences:
- the gchfr gene encoding GTP cyclohydrolase 1 feedback regulatory protein, with protein sequence MPYMLISTQIRLENGPTNVGDEYSDPAVMNYLGARKTTMLGNNFSEYHVDDPPRLVLDKLEKIGFRVLTMTGVGQTLVWCLYKDTE encoded by the exons ATGCCTTACATGTTGATCAGCACGCAGATCCGACTG GAGAATGGTCCAACAAATGTAGGAGATGAGTATTCCGATCCAGCTGTTATGAATTACCTGGGAGCAAGGAAAACAACCATGCTGGGAAACAATTT TTCCGAGTACCATGTGGATGACCCACCTCGCCTGGTGTTGGACAAGCTGGAGAAGATCGGCTTCCGCGTGCTGACGATGACTGGGGTGGGACAGACGCTTGTGTGGTGCCTCTATAAGGACACGGAGTGA
- the LOC115414296 gene encoding LOW QUALITY PROTEIN: dnaJ homolog subfamily C member 17-like (The sequence of the model RefSeq protein was modified relative to this genomic sequence to represent the inferred CDS: inserted 2 bases in 1 codon) — protein sequence MSGKAKDLLKMDLYGLLGVENTATTKEIKKAYRQKALTCHPDKNPDNPKAVELFHQLSQALEVLTDAAARAAYDKICAAKKQAEERTRKLDDKRKKIKLDLEAXERQAEAQTQEEVHISRTLEEEIARLREEGSRQLEEEQRLIREQIQREREAQQQQQTDPRGQGCSKSNLTPKLKLKWKYKKDDETNGGYSQDILLRLLQKYGDVLNVIVSSKKRGSAVVEYATVRAAELAFKNESGLSGNPLKISWLEGQPEVVLPSSQPGHFMSTQGALTNERDYESVVMMRMRQAAERQKLIEQMQREDEEEDARS from the exons ATCAAGAAAGCGTACCGACAGAAAGCCTTGACATGCCATCCAGACAAGAACCCAGACAACCCAAAAGCAG TGGAGCTCTTCCACCAGCTGTCCCAGGCTCTTGAGGTGCTGACCGATGCTGCTGCCAGA GCTGCGTATGATAAAATTTGTGCTGCCAAAAAGCAAGCAGAAGAAAGAACCAGGAAACTTGATGATAAGAGGAAGAAAATTAAACTTG ATTTGGAGGC AGAGAGGCAAGCTGAGGCCCAGACTCAGGAAGAGGTGCATATCAGCAGAACACTTGAGGAAGAG ATTGCCCGTTTGAGAGAGGAGGGATCCAGACAGCTTGAGGAGGAACAGAGACTCATTAGAGAGCAGATCCAAAGAGAAAGAGaagcgcagcagcagcagcaaacag ACCCACGAGGACAGGGATGTTCCAAGAGCAATCTGACCCCCAAGTTGAAG TTGAAGTGGAAGTATAAAAAAGATGATGAGACAAATGGGGGCTACTCTCAAGACATTCTTCTCAGACTTCTCCAAAAG TACGGCGACGTTCTAAATGTGATTGTATCGAGTAAGAAGAGAGGAAGTGCTGTGGTTGAATATGCAACTGTGAGAGCAGCT GAGTTGGCATTTAAGAATGAAAGTGGCCTAAGTGGAAATCCCTTGAAGATTTCGTGGCTTGAAGGACAGCCAGAGGTTGTTCTTCCATCATCACAGCCTGGTCACTTCATGTCTACACAG GGTGCCCTCACAAATGAGCGTGACTACGAAAGCGttgtgatgatgaggatgaggcaAGCTGCTGAGCGACAGAAACTTATAGAACAAATGCagagagaggatgaggaggaagatgcAAGATCATAA